The Candidatus Delongbacteria bacterium genome includes a region encoding these proteins:
- a CDS encoding CvpA family protein → MILVFFLGLKGLFRGFVREFFGLAGIVGGVYIASRVSDSFGIALGDFFAIQSESTSILIAFIITLAIVWIIIYSIGLAVSKATQLSGLGIFDRFLGFVFGASKIFLIFAIIVYALTQVEVINEKLKTKTKNSIMFPILKDTGDYIVKINPSALASQVSSKTNKSIESIKQKAGELKQSATDEANELKEEIKQKVEETKNDENN, encoded by the coding sequence TTTAAAAGGTTTGTTTCGAGGATTTGTTCGAGAATTTTTTGGACTTGCTGGAATAGTTGGTGGAGTTTATATTGCTTCAAGGGTTTCAGATAGTTTTGGTATAGCCCTAGGAGATTTCTTTGCTATTCAAAGTGAATCTACTTCCATTCTAATAGCTTTTATTATTACTCTCGCGATTGTTTGGATAATTATTTACTCTATAGGCCTTGCAGTAAGTAAGGCTACACAATTAAGTGGTCTTGGTATTTTTGATAGATTTTTAGGTTTTGTATTTGGTGCAAGCAAAATATTTTTAATCTTTGCTATTATTGTTTATGCGCTTACACAAGTAGAAGTAATTAATGAGAAACTAAAAACAAAAACAAAAAATAGTATTATGTTTCCTATTTTAAAAGATACTGGGGACTATATTGTTAAAATCAATCCAAGTGCTTTGGCAAGTCAAGTTTCAAGTAAAACAAATAAAAGTATTGAATCTATAAAACAAAAAGCTGGTGAACTAAAGCAATCTGCAACAGATGAAGCGAATGAATTAAAAGAAGAAATAAAACAAAAAGTTGAGGAAACAAAAAATGACGAAAACAACTAA
- a CDS encoding transcriptional repressor, with product MTKTTNKNIIDDLKTILKDKGMKYTEQRAIILEILFQIDDHLNAEEIHRIVKDKYPEHNIGIATVYRTLNFLEEADLISSISFGAEGKKYEGNQKKHHDHLICTNCGSIVEFVDQEIETRQELIAKKNKFKITGHTMQLFGLCSKCNQGEN from the coding sequence ATGACGAAAACAACTAATAAAAATATTATTGATGATTTAAAAACCATACTTAAAGATAAAGGTATGAAATATACCGAACAAAGAGCAATCATATTAGAAATTTTGTTTCAAATTGATGATCACCTTAATGCAGAAGAGATTCATCGAATAGTAAAAGATAAATACCCTGAACATAATATTGGTATAGCTACAGTTTATCGAACACTTAACTTTTTGGAAGAAGCTGATTTAATCTCTTCAATCTCATTTGGTGCCGAAGGAAAAAAATACGAAGGCAATCAAAAAAAACATCATGACCATTTAATATGTACAAACTGTGGAAGCATAGTAGAATTTGTAGATCAAGAAATTGAAACAAGACAAGAACTTATAGCAAAAAAGAATAAATTTAAAATTACTGGACACACAATGCAATTATTTGGCTTATGTTCAAAATGTAATCAAGGAGAAAACTAA